The Cylindrospermum stagnale PCC 7417 genome segment TGAAGGCATTCAGGAAATCATTCGTTCCTTCAGTAAAGCAGCCTTCGTCAGAAGTTTGCAAAAACTCATTCCCGAAGTTCAAGCAGCAGATTTAATTCCCACCCATGCAGGCGTCCGCGCACAAGCATTGATGAATAACGGCTCCCTTGTAGACGACTTTTTAATCGTTCAAGGACAAAACTCCATCCATGTTTGCAATGCTCCCTCCCCTGCTGCCACTTCCTCAGTAGAAATAGGCAAAGCCATCGTGGCGCAAATTCCCCAACAGGCACAGTTGTTAACAGCAATTAACGCCTAATCTTTCGCCGCACAGCTATCTTGATAAATTCTTGTCTCCCATTACTAACTGAGACTTGTTTTTCTAGAACGCAGGATAGCCACACCACAATCAGAGTTGAGTATTCTTTACTTTTCTCAGCCATTCTTGGTTATTCATCAGCAATAGCCATGTTTGTCATGCACCTGCAAAAAAGCATAAAGTTAAAAATTCATGAAAATTCTTGTCACCGGTACAGAAGGCTATCTTGGTTCCTTATTACCACCCCTGTTAATCGAACGGGGTCATGAAGTTATCGGACTAGATACCGGATTCTATAAAGTTGGTTGGCTGTACAACGGTACTGAGGTGACACCTAAAACCCTCAACAAAGATATCCGAAATATTGCTCCTGAAGATTTGCAAGGTGTAGAAGCAATAGTCCACATGGCGGAACTCTCCAACGACCCCACAGGACACTTAGCACCCCACATCACCTACGAAATTAATCATCAAGGTTCAGTTCGCTTGGCTAACCTAGCTAAAGCAATGGGTGTGCGTCGCTTCGTATATATGTCTTCGTGCAGTGTCTACGGCGTTGCAAGTGAAGGTGACGTAACAGAAGAATCGCCGATAAATCCCCAAACAGCCTACGCAGAATGTAAAACCCTAGTAGAACGAGATGTCAGACCACTAGCTGATGATGACTTCTCACCTACTTTTATGCGGAATGCTACCGCCTTTGGTGCTTCCCCCAGAATGCGGTTTGATATCGTTTTAAATAACTTGGCTGGGTTGGCTTGGACTACCAAAGAAATTAAAATGACCAGTGATGGTACACCTTGGCGTCCATTAGTCCATGCATTGGATATTTGCAAAGCAATTGTCTGTGCCTTAGAAGCACCACGGGACATTGTACATAACCAAATCTTCAACGTCGGAGATACAGCGAACAACTATCGAGTTAAAGACATCGCCCAAATTATTGCTGATGCTTTCCCAGGTTGTCAATTATCCTTTGGTGATAACGGTGCAGACAACCGCAGCTATCGGGTATCATTTGAGAAAATTAACACAATCCTACCCGGGTTTAAGTGTGATTGGAATGCTCAAAATGGTGCCGAGCAACTATTTAATTTGTTCAGTCAAATTGACATGACAGAAGATACTTTCTTGTTTAGAGGCTTTACGCGCTTAAAGCAGCTAGAATATCTGATTCGTACCGAGCAAATTGACAAGAATTTCTTTTGGAATAAAAAGTAATCGACTCCTAGAGTAGCAGCAAATTAAGACTTAAGACAATCTTCCGAATGAAATATATTTCATTCGGAAGCCTCATCCCAATCTATTTTTATTGTCTGATCTTTTCGGTAAAAATTGTTGCTTTCTGATACCTAAATAACTACAGATATTAGCATTTTAGTATTTAATTGATAATTGCTTTAATGCTTTATCTGAATCTAATAAAGGGGGACAGTCAAAAATTTTACTGCAAATCATCAAGCATTATGCACAAAACAGTTGAAAGGTTATTTTAGGTGCTTTCAGACGATAGCCGTTGATGACAATAAATATAATCATCATCCGGTACTTGAGTTTAGTGGGAAGATCTACTTGTAAACAGCGGACATCCTTAGTCAATTAAGTAGTGAATAAATAGGATGTAGGCAAAGCTATTAACTCCCAGTAATTAACAATTTATATACCACACTCCGGATTTTTCTTGTTTACCATGCATAAATTACTCACCATTGCCATTCCTACTTATAATCGTGCCGAGTTACTTGATAAACAGTTAGCATGGCTAGCTCAGGCTATCAAAGGCTTTGAATCTGACTGTGAAATTTTGGTTTCTGATAATTGTTCAACCGACAATACTCAGAACATTATCAAAAAGTGGCAAAAAAATCTCAGTAATATCACATTTAAATCAAATAAACATTCTGAAAACTTAGGCGTAATGAAAAACATTATTTATTGCCTAAGTTCGGCTACAACAAAATACGTTTGGACAATTGGTGATGATGATCCAATTCAGGAAAGAGCCGTTGCTTATGTCATTAGCAAACTCAATAAAAATGAGAATTTATCATTATTGTTCTTAAATTTTTCCGGGAGAAATAAAGTCACTGGGGAAGCAGTTCATCCACCCACTATCGTTGGCAATCGCTGGTTTGATGCTGATAGTGAAGATGGTGATGGTGATGGCAAAGCACTATTTGAACATTGTTTTTCCAAAAGTGTTGGTGCAGTTATCTTTCTGACCGCAACTGTGTACCGAACTGACCTAGTTAAACGTGCTTTGCAAATTTGGCAAGATGCTACGAATAATTGGATATCCTTAGCATATTTAGCTGGGTATTGTGCCGCTAATGGCAGTGTAATTGTCACTAAAGATACTTTTTTAGAATGTATCGTTGGTGTGAGTTATTGGCAGAAAGAACCACAGTCTGCACTGTTAATGCAATACAAACACATACCTGAAGTAATTTTGAAACTGGAAGAAAATGGATATTCTAAGCAATTTTGCCGAAGGATGCTTTTGCAGAACTTCCGAGAAGTTAACTTAAAAGTATTTTTAGGTGCTTTGAGAAGATGGCCTGTGTCTGCCATGAAAATAGTAATTCCCTTTTTGGCTTTAGTAAGCATATCTGTTTTTGAAGTGCTCCCTCTAAAAGAATTTAAACTTGCAGAACTGGGTGAAGTATCTCCTCAAGAAATCCGTAATTATGAGTAATAAACGGCTAAACTTATGACGAAATCAACATCCAATTAACGAGGTATTTATGCCATGCTTGAGACTATTCAAAGCAAAATATCTGGACTAAAGTCTGAGTTAAA includes the following:
- a CDS encoding glycosyltransferase family 2 protein, coding for MHKLLTIAIPTYNRAELLDKQLAWLAQAIKGFESDCEILVSDNCSTDNTQNIIKKWQKNLSNITFKSNKHSENLGVMKNIIYCLSSATTKYVWTIGDDDPIQERAVAYVISKLNKNENLSLLFLNFSGRNKVTGEAVHPPTIVGNRWFDADSEDGDGDGKALFEHCFSKSVGAVIFLTATVYRTDLVKRALQIWQDATNNWISLAYLAGYCAANGSVIVTKDTFLECIVGVSYWQKEPQSALLMQYKHIPEVILKLEENGYSKQFCRRMLLQNFREVNLKVFLGALRRWPVSAMKIVIPFLALVSISVFEVLPLKEFKLAELGEVSPQEIRNYE
- a CDS encoding NAD-dependent epimerase/dehydratase family protein, with product MKILVTGTEGYLGSLLPPLLIERGHEVIGLDTGFYKVGWLYNGTEVTPKTLNKDIRNIAPEDLQGVEAIVHMAELSNDPTGHLAPHITYEINHQGSVRLANLAKAMGVRRFVYMSSCSVYGVASEGDVTEESPINPQTAYAECKTLVERDVRPLADDDFSPTFMRNATAFGASPRMRFDIVLNNLAGLAWTTKEIKMTSDGTPWRPLVHALDICKAIVCALEAPRDIVHNQIFNVGDTANNYRVKDIAQIIADAFPGCQLSFGDNGADNRSYRVSFEKINTILPGFKCDWNAQNGAEQLFNLFSQIDMTEDTFLFRGFTRLKQLEYLIRTEQIDKNFFWNKK